Part of the Oncorhynchus masou masou isolate Uvic2021 chromosome 18, UVic_Omas_1.1, whole genome shotgun sequence genome, GACGACTCAATATCGCCCTCTGCCGGCAAACGCTACGTTTAGGGTTTAAATTATAAAAACATTGCCCGGTGTTCTTCAGTATCGTACACCAAAGTCCAAGTGCTCAGGTTTCCTGGGTTCTATTGCATTTTGGGGTAACATAAATCCCCCCCAGTGCGTTCCCTCATCATGGAAAATAACAAAAAAGAGTGTATGCCTATCCCATGTGAGAACATGTTACCTGATGTTTATAATCTAGGCTCCTCTTACTCAATCTGAAACTAGTTGTAATAATGGCCATTAACAGAGGCCTACCAGTTAGCTTGGCTGCCTAGTCTCTGTTACAAAATAGCCTACAAATTAAAGCCTCTCGCCCTTTGAGGAAACACTGAGGGATGGATTGCAGTTGATGGAATTAACTAAGATTTTACAGGAAGCTCTACAGTAAAGTGGAAAATCAATAGTAAATCATTTAAACAGAATGAGGCTTATGATCTCTAGGTTAACACGCATGCAGAACCCTTTCAGATGACCAATTCACCATGACCTTACACTCCCTCATGCACTGACTGGGAACTGAATAGCAAAAACAATGCACAGACACAAATCTAAAAAGAGATGCGTCTCACCTGGTCAGCCCCATAGGCAGCAGCAAACTCCATAAACTCCTCAATGCGTACAAATCCATCCCCATCCTGGTCCAGAGCGTCAAACACTGCCTTCAGAGGTGATGGGTCTTCCTCTCTCTGATTCACTATGGGGACCATGGAGTCAGACCCCACCATTTTAGAGAGTGACAGCGTCTCTACTGTTTGTTCACTAGTCCATCCAGAGTCAGAAGACAAACCATTCAACTCCAGAACTGGGCAATCAAAACTATCACGTTTGTGACAATCCGTGGTTCCGGCAAACAGGTCCAAGTCAGCCAACCTTTCCCCATCGCGCTGTTCAGTTTGTAAGGCAGGAACACTGTCACCCTGTACAGCCTCAGGTGGTTTCAAGTCCAACGTTTCCTCATCGGGCAGCACGTCTGAGGTCAAGCACTGATCCAGAGccatttcctcctctccctcatgttTGGTAAAATCAAAGATAATTTTGTCTTCCATCAAATCTTGGGGGCCATTCTCCTCGGAGCTGCAGCCACTGGGCAGTTGACCAAGGACCGAAGCATCTCTGTTGGAGAGGAACTTTGGCGATGGGGGTTCAATCGATGGTGGTGAAGAGTTCAGAAGGAGGGACGAGTCCCCCTCACCTCTGTGCTCTGATAGAGTCAGAATTGAAGTAGCcaaagtgtgttcctgctctgaATCCTCTGCAGGTGATGCACCTGTGCAGGTAGGTGACTCAAGAGGAGTAGGGCAGAGGCTGAGGCTGCTGTCGCAGTCAGGAACCTCCAGATCCAGCAAAGGCACAGATCCCACCTGAACCCCTGGAGATTCTCTAGCGCAGTCAGTATGGATGTTGTTGTGTGAGAAGCTGCTCTCAGGTAAACCTTCAGGGGTACTGTTACTGACTGTGGGTAGATCAGTCACAGGTTCCAGGAATAAACCTTTGTCCCCGGTTTCAGGTGACACAGTCTCTCCGCCCTGTAAGGGAGGAGGGAAGCCACTGTCCTCATCCAGTGACAGGAGTAAAAGCTCCTTACTGACACCCTGTGGGTTCACCTCACCTGAAGGGGCAGGGCTGGGGGAGAAGGTGAAGTTTTCAGATGAGAGGTGATCTACCAACAAAGAGGAAGCCTCTGTGTTGGTATCTGGAGTCCTATCTGAAACCTTCACAGGAGAAGGAGGTTCACTGAGGGTTATCAGCTCCTTGTAACTGTTAACAGAGTCTGTGTAACTCACAGGTGGATCTTGCAGGGAATTTAGTTCCTCGCACACTGAGTTGTCCCTGAGCAAATCAGTGGTTTTAGAGAATAACAGCCAAGGTAGAGGACTGTCACTTACATTGTTATGTTCCTCAATTTTGTCTTTGAGAGGCGATAACTCTAGAGGTTTGTCCAGGGGAACATCTTGAGAATGATTAGATTGATCTCCCTCCCATGGCAAAATCTTGTCTCCACCAGAGTAACTGGAGGTCCTGAAAAGACTGTCTAAATTTAAGGCGTTCTCCTGGAAAAGCTCTTCCAGGCATAGAGATACATCCTGGTCAACTTTCTGGAAATCCAAAGCCGTCTGACCACCTTTTCTCTGAGGCATTATGGCTCCTTTCTCTGAATCCAAGAGGATGAATCCATGGGAGCTTGTGCCTTCTGGATCCCACTCAGAATGCCCCAGAGGGCTCGACATCAGAGTCTGTTCCATTTAAATAGATAATTCCTGAGCAAATTTGAGAAAGCTTATAATTCCTCTTACATTAAAGTCAAAATCCAAATCTTTCTCAATTTCAATATTGTTATTCTACACATGGCAGTTGATATCCTTGATTAGATCCATAGGCAAATGTTGCATGATGGTAAATAAAAACCTGCCTGTCCAGCTCTGAATTTATGACATCTCAGCACTGTGTAAACACCTTAGTGCTTATAACCAGTGTACTCCCTATATTCATTGATTTGTCTACTTGCCATAATTGTTGATGTTGCCTTAAATTATCCACTACTCATGCATTTACAGTGACTAACcctgcatttttttttaaatgttgtcaACTAATCCAATGTGCATTTTCAGAAAAATGTATAATTCATTCCATAGAATTATGAACTTTGATGTATACTTTAGAATGCAACATTAATTGGTGACATGTGGCTTAGCAAAATAGCACAGACTAAATAGAAATGTTCTAAGAACCAAACTATTACTGGGGCAACATGCTAATGTTCATAtcgatcctattaaattactataTTCTAATAGTTAGTATTCTAATTCCATGCCAATGTCATACAATGACTATGATATTACAAGACAATATGAAGTGACATAACACACAAAAAGATGAGTTCCTGTGATAGTAAGGGAATTGATCAGTTTAGCTTGATAGAAAATGGTCAAACCTGATCAAGGAAAAGGGAAGCAAATGATAAACACGGCGTGCTATATAAATTTACTGTCCCCATCTCCAGCATCATTGGGACGGACTAATTTTAGCTGTCAGTTGCCCCGGTTGTTGTCAAGCATAGTCTTGCTAATACAGCTGACTGCCAAAAAATTCAGTCTGGAAAATAAGCAAACATTGGATTCGTGCTATAAATTGGATGCAATAATATCACCAACGTTTAACTACTTTTAACTAGTTAACATGTACTAATATGTGGCACTGCCACTCGGTTATCGACAATTTGGTTTCAAAGTGTGACTGTAGCTAACGTCAACTGGttaaccagctagctagctagcttttagcCAATGCGAGATGTGTTTTAACTTGACAGTGGATTATAATACGCCAACCTTCGAGTAAATaaatagctagcttgctaacttaGTTAGCTAGCAACGCTGAACTCCATGTAAAGCATGCAAATGCTTGCAGACTGACAATAACATGTTTGGCAATATTAACATTGATTTAACGCGAAGGCGTCCGAGCATCCCTATAATATCCTGAAGGAAGCTCGAGCTAGTTAGcttgttaactagctagctaacgagcCAATTCGTCAGCCCTTGATTCTGAAGCAAAAGTAGACTGAATATGAAGACCTTCAGCTAATTTCCTTTTCCCATTTAAGTCAGTTTATTCGTTCTGACGATACTTTTCATTTACATCCGCGTTTTGTGTTTTTATCCAGACGTTTCGGATCCAACAATCATCCACCTGTGTCAGGAACAAATTCAGTCCGCTTGCTTAAAATTTCTTCAGCTTCTCCCGGCCTCCCGAAATGTATTTACCATCCTAACGCTCTCCAAAGACATGATTCTCCGTCTGAAGATGCTTCTGTATGTGTCAAACATACAAAATATGTTGCCACATTTCTAAACCGTGATTACAGCACTGAGGTATAACGATATAAAGGAGCGCAGAGGCCGTTCACACTGTCATCAGCATCAGCAGCAAATACCCGGCCCTTGCCATCCCTCCGCCGCATACAGCGGTGACGTTTCACGCACGCGCACAGAACGAACCGCAGTCCAAAATACGATGCAAAATACCTGTGTAGGCTTTTAATTGCATTGTCTAACCATTGTTTAtttcatatactatatatacaaaagtatgtggacaactctTAAAGTGAGTGGATTCAActatttcagccatacccgtTGATGACAGGTGTATGAACTCGAGCactcagccatgcaatctccatagccaaacattggcagtagaatggccttacttaaGAGCTGTCACACAATGGCTGTGTGCTGAAGCACTTAGTGTGTAaaaaaaatcgtctgtcctcggttgcaactcactaaagagttccaaactgtctctagaagcaacgtcagtacaataactgttaatcgggagcttcatgaaatggacttccatggccgagcagccatatacaagcctaagatcaccatgcgcaatgccaagcgttggctggagtggtgtaaagctcactgccattggactctggagcagtggaaatgcagtcTCTGGAgtatcacacttcaccatctgacagtccgactgacgaatctgggtttggtggatgctacctgccccaatgtatggtgccaactgtaaagtttggtggaggagggataatggtctggggttgtttttcatggtttgggttaGGCCCCTTACTTCCAGTGAAGGGATCTCTTAACGATgttagaagcacagaattgtccaGAATGTCAGTGTGTGCTTTAACACAATGACATTCtggacaattctgtgcttctaacattgtggcaacagtttggggaaggccctttcctgtttcagaatgacaatgcccccatgcacaaagtgaggtccatacagaaatggtttttgAGATTGGTGTAGAAGAATTTGACTAgcctgcagagccctgacctcaaccccatcgaacacctttgggatgaattggaacactgactgcgagccaggcataatcgcccaacatcagtgcccgacctcactaaagctctgaatggaagcaagtctccacagcaatgttccaacatttagtggaaagccttcccagaagagtggaggctgttatagcagcaaagggatgaccaactccatattaattcccatgattttggaatgagatgttccacgagcaggtgtccacatacctttggtaatgtaatgtatttttaCATCCATGACCATGCACATTCTCCAAAAGACTTCAACTAGCACCAACAGTGATTGTGAGTGGTACCCAGCCTTTCTCATGTAGGCAATAGATTAAATGTTCTTGGTTTTCTTGGGCTTTGTTTAGCATAATAATGGTGAACGAATAATGTAAAGGGTATATTGGCAAGTTTAACATCTtagcaacacaacacacattgaATCCAAAGCAAAGGTCCCAATTTCTAGTGCATTGTACGTTGGCGCCCCCCTCTGGCAGATTTTAGTCAATGCATATTAATAATGTATTATCTTTCAGGCTATACTATTGTGGTTACTGTTTCATTCGCCATTTATCTAGAGCAATATGGTCATACAGTAGGGCATGCTATGTGAAAACTCAGTGTTTGCTTGGAGGAGTCATTTTGAATACTCGAGTTCAGTACATGTATGATGAGGTTAGAAAAGTGTTGTGATGTTTGAAATGGAGGCAGAGTTTTTAAATGTCATTATGTCAAGGTTTATTAGGAAAATTTCTGGACATTGTGTATGGAAATTGTAAGTGCTTTACAATGTAATTTCAACAACTAGCCTCCATGATTCAACAACTACAGAAGGCGATTTTACTAATCACGTTCATCAACATATTGATTCTTAATCCAAAGTAGTTATTGTATTTAGTAATTACAATTTGTTTAAATGGTGTGGATTAACTCATTATCCAACGCTTGAAACATGATTGGGCCAATCTATCCCGTTTTCAACATGTGGCTGTGATGTGTCTTTCTAGGTCAATAATTTCCAGTCAATATTTGTGTTTACCTCCTATTGTCCACTTAACCACTATCAGCTATGGTAGCTGTCCAGTCTCAAATATCATACATGGCAAATCCATTGATTTATATTTAGCAGATTATTCAAAATCTGCCACTTCTTCTTCACCATCTACTTGTCTCTCTTCAGTTCAGCTGACCAATAGCCTGAAAGCAAAATAAACACAATTTAATTTGAAGACAGTATCTGCATATCAAATAATAAGTTGATGCTTCTCTATCTAAAGTGTCCTTAGGCGAAAGGCCACAGAAGAAAATGAAACACAAGCCAGACAAATTAAGCAATCAGTTATGCCCAACTCAGGGCAAAACACTACCCCTATAACTATGCCACTTTACTCCAATCAATCAAatttgacatcagctgatgtcacaaagtgcagaaaaatatttttttctagaTTAAAGATAAATGCACTCTACTTATCCACAATACACTTCACAACGTCCTCTTCCCCTACACCTACAGCTGCACCTCCTTCCCTGTACTACACACCTGGGACGGGGAGAGGGGCCGTGTCAGAGTTTAGCAGACTGAGAGGAAGCTATACCGAGCAGCATGGACACGTCATTGGCTGAGGTGAGCCAGCTCCCGCCGTCAGCCACCATGATGTGGCCCGTCACATAGGAGGAGGCACGGCTGGCCAGGAACAGCACGCTGTGGGCCATCTCAGTCTTGTTGCCTGCCCGCTGCAGCGGAATGGATGAGAAGGCGCCCATGCTGTCTGCTATGTTGCCACCTGAAGacaagaggggaggggagggtgagaacaAGTATTTGGGGCAAAGAAAAATGAGACTGAAGAGGACTTAATTTAGTTTACCTCTTCTAAGGCTCTgctcttttttttatatatattttttatttactaTATCTTTACTATATTTACTATACtatatcttgtctcatcgctacaactctcacttgggagagacaaaggtcgaaagccatgcgtcgtccaaaacacaacccaaccatgcTGCACTGCTTCCTAACACAGAGAGcctccaacctggaagccagctgcaccaatgtgtcagaggaaacaccgtgcacctggctaccttggttGGCGCGCACTgagcctggcccgccacaggagttgctggtgcgcgatgagaaaAGGATTTCTCTATCGGCCAAAACCTCCcagaacccggacgacgctaggccaattgttgcggctggctgcgacagagcctgggtgtgaacagcgatgcagtgccctagaccactgcgccacccgggaagcCCCTAAGGCTCTGCTGTTGATAACTTTGACCTCACTAGCATAGAAATAACACAGAATTACCCAGATCTACTTAAGTGT contains:
- the rab11fip3 gene encoding rab11 family-interacting protein 3 codes for the protein MEQTLMSSPLGHSEWDPEGTSSHGFILLDSEKGAIMPQRKGGQTALDFQKVDQDVSLCLEELFQENALNLDSLFRTSSYSGGDKILPWEGDQSNHSQDVPLDKPLELSPLKDKIEEHNNVSDSPLPWLLFSKTTDLLRDNSVCEELNSLQDPPVSYTDSVNSYKELITLSEPPSPVKVSDRTPDTNTEASSLLVDHLSSENFTFSPSPAPSGEVNPQGVSKELLLLSLDEDSGFPPPLQGGETVSPETGDKGLFLEPVTDLPTVSNSTPEGLPESSFSHNNIHTDCARESPGVQVGSVPLLDLEVPDCDSSLSLCPTPLESPTCTGASPAEDSEQEHTLATSILTLSEHRGEGDSSLLLNSSPPSIEPPSPKFLSNRDASVLGQLPSGCSSEENGPQDLMEDKIIFDFTKHEGEEEMALDQCLTSDVLPDEETLDLKPPEAVQGDSVPALQTEQRDGERLADLDLFAGTTDCHKRDSFDCPVLELNGLSSDSGWTSEQTVETLSLSKMVGSDSMVPIVNQREEDPSPLKAVFDALDQDGDGFVRIEEFMEFAAAYGADQVKDLTKFLDPSGLGVISFEDFHRGISAISNGGTEPQLYDVHFSPGDGAVGCSEEYDEQNEVTDSAYLGSESTYSECETFTDEDTGALVQPEMHEDVETDSGIEATLHDPEDSSNRFSLSSELNSHTLVTVIGGDEEHFEDFGESNTSELLLDTTEEGTEGEGDSSHLQTPDQSNCSSLLLSPSSSKRLSSKKVARHLLQNSSMTLDSMSELSRDILDLADTDITDKVLLLERRVAELEKDSEASGEQHARLRQENLQLVHRANALEEQLKEQELRAEDHLHQETRRHKDALTKLERERGLELENLQARLQQLDEENSELKSCVPCYRANIERLEEEKRKLEDEVEDVTERMNEELETRRKTTDKLTHERHQNQKEKEHTQELIEDLRKQLEHLQLYKLEAEARRGRSPSAGLQEYQSRTREAELEQEIRRLKQDNRSLKEQNDELNGQIINLSIQGAKNLVTASFSESLAAEINSVSRGELMEAIRKQEDVNFRLQDYIDRIIVAIMESNPSMLEVK